Sequence from the Aromatoleum petrolei genome:
TCTTCGGCGAAGTTGGCGAGCATCACCCTGCGCGAGAACTCCGCGACCCAGCCCTGCTCCACGCCCAGCAGCGCGACCCGCGCCGCGAGCAGGCCGCTGCGCGGGAAGCGGCTGGGCATGCGGAACGGCAGCCCGTACTTGTCGGCAAGCCGCGCGAGGTCACGCCACATGTAGCGCCCCTTGGGCGGATAGATGTTGAACGGCGAATCGTTCCAGCCCATCGCGAGGAACACCGGGCCGAGCAGGAAGGGCTTCCACTCCACCGCCACACCGGCGTCGCGCGCCAGCGCCTCGATGCGCATCACCGACAGATAGGAGTACGAGCTCGCAAACTCGTACCAGAACTCGATCCTCGGCTCCGACATGGTGCTGCCCCCCCTGGCAAGGCGGATGAACGATCACTGTAGCCGATCCGGCGCTCCGATGCGCGCGCCCGTGTCAGCGGCGCCGGCGTCAGGCCGCCGGGGCGGGCCGGTTGGCGATCCAGATGCCGGCACCGACCAGCGCCAATGCCAGCCAGATCGCAGGCGTCATCGGCTCGCCGAGCACGAACACGCCCGCCAGCACGCCCATCACCGGGGTAAGGAAGGAGAACGAGGACAGGCGCGTCGCCGGGTACTGCGAGATCAGCCAGAACCACGCGAGGTAACTCGCCGCGGCGACGATCACGGTCTGGAAGGCGAAGGCCGACCACACGCGCGCATCGGCGGCGAACACCCCGGGTTCGCCGAAGGAGAGCGAAAGCGGCGTCAGCGAGAGGGCCGACACCCCGAGCTGGTACAGCAGCGTCTTTTCTGCCGAGGCGCGCGCGAGCGGGCTCACCTTGATCGTGAGTGTCGTGGCCGCCCAGGCCACGGCCGCACCGATCATCATCAGGTCGCCGATCCACGCCTTCCCGGACGGCTCCAGCAGGCCCTCGCCGAAAAGCACCAGCACACCGGAAAAGGCCAGGCTCATGCCGCTCCATTGCGCGCGGCGCATGTGCTCGTGCGGCAGCAGCCACACCGCCCCGAGGGCGACCATGAAGGGCGCGGTGTAGAGGAAGATCACGCCGCGCGAGGCGGTGGTGTACTGCAACGCAGCGAAGATCAGCGCGAACTCGGCGGCAAACAACAGGCCCGCGATCACGCCGGGTGCCAGCGTACCATCCGCTTCGGCAAGTTTCACCCCGCGCAGGCGCGCCCACAACAGGATCAGCAGCGTCGCGCCAGCCGAGCGCCAGCCGGCCTGCCACAGCGGCGAGATACCCACGTTGGTGATCTTGATCGCCGCCTGTTGCAGCCCCCAGATGGTGCACAACACCACCATCATCGAGATCGCCAGGCGATCGAGGTGCGCACGCAGCGGCGGCATCAGTCGACCACAGTGACGGGCGCCGTTCCGGACGGGAACTGCAGACGGGCGCGCAGTTCGCGCGTGACCTCGATGTGCCCGTCGGCGGCGACCCGCAGCGCATGGTCGATGCCATAGCGGCGCGTGTACGGGCGCCAGTTGTCGCCGGCGATGAAGGGCGGCTTGCTCGCGGCATCGGAGAGCGTGCCGGCGCCTTCGCGCGGAGTCACAAGCACGGTCATGGATTGCGTGGCGTCGGCAGGCCCGCCGCTGCGCGGGTCGAGCAGATGCGAGTAGCGCTTGCCGTCGAGCTCGAAGTAGCGCTGGTAGTCGCCCGAGGTACCGATCGCCTCGCCGTCGTAGAGCGGCAGCGTCGCCAGCGGCTGCGGTTCGCGCGGGTGCTGCAGGCCGATGCGCCACGGCTGGTCGCCCTTCTTGCCCAGCGCGAGGATGTTGCCGCCGATGTTGATGAGCGCGTTCTCGATACCCTTCGCGCGCAGGATCGCCGCCGCGCGGTCGAGTGCGTAGCCTTTGGCGTAGCCGCCGAGGTCGAGCTTCACGGCCGGATTGCGGCTTTCCACCTTGTTGCCGTCGATGACGAGGTCGGACATGCGCGGCGCGGCTTCCAGCACCGCCTGCAGCGCAGCGGGGTCAGGGCGGCGTGGCACGAACTCGTCGGCCTGAAAACCCCACATCTCGATCAGCGCACCCATCGCGGGATTGAAAAGGTTGTCGCCGAGATCCGCCAGCCGGGCCGCGTCCGTGAGCATGGTCGCGAGCTCGGTCGACACGGTCGCAACCTCGCCGCGCGCGATCGCGTCATTCAGCGCGGTCAGCTCGGAGGGCTGCCACGCGTGGTAGGCACGGTGCAGGCGGTCGAACTCGCGCAGCACCTCGGCCATCGCCGCCTCGGCCGTCTCGCGCGTCTCGCCATATACGGTGACGTCGACGCGCGTGCCGAACACGTAGGCTTCCTGCTTGTGCAGCTCGGAGTTGGAGCACGCCGCCAGCAACGCCGCACACAGCAGGGGCAACAGGACTGCGGCAGCCCGCCGCAGCGCCTCGCGCAGATTCATCGGGTGCAAGCCTTCTCGAGCTGGTCGACGAACAGCGCGGCCACGTCGTAGCCGGTCTGCTCCGCGATCTCGACAAAGCAGGTGGGGCTGGTGACGTTGATCTCGGTCAGCCGCCCGCCGATCACGTCCAGCCCCACGATCAGCAGTCCGCGTGCATGGAGGATGGGCGCGAGGCAGGCGGCGACCTCGTGCTCGCGCTCGGTCAGCGGCATCGCGACGCCGCGCCCTCCGACCGCGAGGTTGCCGCGCGTCTCGCCGGCCTTGGGGATGCGCGCGAGCGAATACGGCACGACCTCGCCGCCGATGATCAGCACGCGCTTGTCGCCCTCGACGATCTCGGGCAGGAAGCGCTGCGCCATCATGGTGCGCTTGCCCTCGTGCGTGAGCGTCTCGATGATCACGTTGCGATTCGGATCGTCCGCGCGCACGCGGAAGATCTGCGTGCCGCCCATGCCGTCGAGCGGCTTGAGGATCACGTCGCCGAACTGGTCGATGAAGGCGTTCACATCGACCGCGTCGCGCGCGACCAGCGTCGTCGGGATCAGGTCGGGGAATTCGCAGATCGCGAGCTTCTCCGAATGATCGCGGATCGCGCGCGGGTCGTTGAAGATGCGCGCACCGGCGGCGACCGCGCGTTCGAGCATCCAGGTCGCGGTCACGTACTCGAAGTCGAAGGGCGGATCCTGACGCATCAGCACGGCGTCAAAGGCCGTCAGCGGCAGCAGGGACTCGACACCCGGCCGGTACCAGTCATGGTCGTCCGCGAGCGGCGTGAGCGCCAGCGCGCGCGCCGACACCGCGCCCTCGCACCAGCTCAGTGCCGGGCGCTGGATCGCGAACACCTCGTGCCCGCGCGCACTTGCCGCGCGCATCATCGCGATGCTGGAATCCTTGTAGGCCTTCAGCTTGTCGAGGGGATCGACGATGAAGGCAATCTTGAGGCTCTTTCCCATGACCGCCCTTTACGCCACGTCCGCTTCGGCCGGCTCGGTCTCCTCGATCTCGACCGACGCCGCGAGCAGCGCCAGCCGCGCGACCACGCCGTAGGCATAGAAGCGGTTGGGCGCGGCATCCGGTGCCTGGCGGCAGTCGGGCAGCGAGCAGCAGGTCTGGAACGCCAGCGGCTTGAAGTGCATGCCCGGGGCGTTGAGGTTCTCGTCGCGGCCGCGCTCGGTGTGCACGCGGTAGAAGCCGCCGACGACGAAGCGGTCCATCATGTAGACGACCGGCTCGGCAACCGCGTCATCGACCGTCTCGAAGGTATGCACTCCTTCCTGGATGATGACCTCCTGCACTTGCAGGCCTTCCTTCACGACGCTCATCTTGTTGCGCTGGCGCCGGTTGAGGCCCACGACCTCGGAGGCGTCGCGCACCGTCATCACGCCCATGCCGTAGGTGCCGGCGTCGGCCTTGACGACGACGAAGGGCGTCTCGTCGACGCCGTATTCCTTGTACTTGGCGCGAATGCGCGTGAGCAGGCTGTCGACCTCGGCGGCGAGGCATTCCTCGCCGGTGCG
This genomic interval carries:
- a CDS encoding 2-hydroxychromene-2-carboxylate isomerase codes for the protein MSEPRIEFWYEFASSYSYLSVMRIEALARDAGVAVEWKPFLLGPVFLAMGWNDSPFNIYPPKGRYMWRDLARLADKYGLPFRMPSRFPRSGLLAARVALLGVEQGWVAEFSRRVMLANFAEDREIGEPEVVGAILAELGLPVDALLAAAVTEDNKRALRSQTERAAALGMFGAPSFRVGEELFWGNDRLEDALAWARRAAS
- a CDS encoding DMT family transporter; amino-acid sequence: MPPLRAHLDRLAISMMVVLCTIWGLQQAAIKITNVGISPLWQAGWRSAGATLLILLWARLRGVKLAEADGTLAPGVIAGLLFAAEFALIFAALQYTTASRGVIFLYTAPFMVALGAVWLLPHEHMRRAQWSGMSLAFSGVLVLFGEGLLEPSGKAWIGDLMMIGAAVAWAATTLTIKVSPLARASAEKTLLYQLGVSALSLTPLSLSFGEPGVFAADARVWSAFAFQTVIVAAASYLAWFWLISQYPATRLSSFSFLTPVMGVLAGVFVLGEPMTPAIWLALALVGAGIWIANRPAPAA
- a CDS encoding FAD:protein FMN transferase; its protein translation is MNLREALRRAAAVLLPLLCAALLAACSNSELHKQEAYVFGTRVDVTVYGETRETAEAAMAEVLREFDRLHRAYHAWQPSELTALNDAIARGEVATVSTELATMLTDAARLADLGDNLFNPAMGALIEMWGFQADEFVPRRPDPAALQAVLEAAPRMSDLVIDGNKVESRNPAVKLDLGGYAKGYALDRAAAILRAKGIENALINIGGNILALGKKGDQPWRIGLQHPREPQPLATLPLYDGEAIGTSGDYQRYFELDGKRYSHLLDPRSGGPADATQSMTVLVTPREGAGTLSDAASKPPFIAGDNWRPYTRRYGIDHALRVAADGHIEVTRELRARLQFPSGTAPVTVVD
- the gshB gene encoding glutathione synthase, translating into MGKSLKIAFIVDPLDKLKAYKDSSIAMMRAASARGHEVFAIQRPALSWCEGAVSARALALTPLADDHDWYRPGVESLLPLTAFDAVLMRQDPPFDFEYVTATWMLERAVAAGARIFNDPRAIRDHSEKLAICEFPDLIPTTLVARDAVDVNAFIDQFGDVILKPLDGMGGTQIFRVRADDPNRNVIIETLTHEGKRTMMAQRFLPEIVEGDKRVLIIGGEVVPYSLARIPKAGETRGNLAVGGRGVAMPLTEREHEVAACLAPILHARGLLIVGLDVIGGRLTEINVTSPTCFVEIAEQTGYDVAALFVDQLEKACTR